A window from Drosophila nasuta strain 15112-1781.00 chromosome 3, ASM2355853v1, whole genome shotgun sequence encodes these proteins:
- the LOC132792182 gene encoding collagen alpha-2(IV) chain isoform X2 — protein MLPFRWGMLIGVVLLIAYTNGAAIDQSSVDDDAELTPLTDLERTKRYVRGQTQSQYLNFGKPEEDGKAEAEANENGSRSTVSGSHGMGQAQSQFSSGDCSECSGYPSASGIAGTGGSSLYPSGPGLSGRPDAIISLPGTGTGYGQQPGGIGTQPGYGQTGGQTGSAGQPGVGSPSGIGGQPGIGGQPGPGGQLGGAGTQQIGIGGGAAGGQPSGQPGVGGTVSQPGTQSGTGQPGGPPGYGTQGGSGQPGYGTQPGVSGQPGVEGTTGYGTQPGSSTGQPGYGSQPGVSGQPGVGTQPGSIAGQPGYGAQPGVGGTGVAGTQPGAGAGQPGYGTQPGVSGQPGVSGTGGYGTQPGSGSGQPGYGTQPGVGGTGGYGTQPGSGSGQPGYGTQPGVGGTAGYGTQPGSGAGQPGYGTQPGSGAGQPGYGTQPGVSGTAGYGTQPGSGASQPGYGAQPGVSGTAGYGTQPGSGAGQPSYGTQPGVGGTAGYGTQPGSGAGQPGYGTQPGSGAGQPGYGTQPGVSGTAGYGTQPGSGAGQPGYGTQPGVSGTAGYGTQPESGAGQLGYGTQPASGAGQPGYGTQPGVSGTAGYGTQPGSGAGQPGYGTQPGVGGTAGYGTQPGSGAGQPGYGTQPGSGAGQPGYGAQTGTGGYSGTRGDQPATGPAYGSQPGFGGQPGYGTQPGTAGQPGISGVQPGTGVGQPGYGTQPGVSGQPGIGGGQPGTGVGQPGYGTQPGVSGQPGIGGGQPGLVYPGYGTQPSSGGQPGIGGGQPGLVYPGYGTQPGSGGQPGIGGGQPGTGVGQPGYGTQPGVSGQPGIGGGQPGLVYPGYGTQPGSGGQPGIGGGQPGTGVGQPGYGTQPGVSGQPGIGGGQPGLVYPGYGTQPGTGGQPGIGGGQPGTGVGQQGYGTQPGISGQPGIGGGQPGTGVGQPGYGTQPGGQPGYGTQPGVGGQSVIGGGQPGTGQRQPGYGTQPGIGGQPGIGGGQPGTGVGQPGYGTQPGVGGQPGIGGGQPGTGQGQPGYGTQPGVGGQPGIGGSQPGTGVGQQRYGTQPGIGGQPGIGGGQPGTGVGQPGYGTQPGGQPGYGTQPGGQPGYGTQPGIGGQPGIGGGQTGTGQGQPGYGTQPGVGGQPGIGGGQPGTGVGQPGYGTQPGVGGQPGIGGGQPGTGQGQPGYGTQPGVGGQPGIGGGQPGTGVGQPGYSTQPGIGGQPGYGIQPGVGGQSGIGGGQPGTGVGQPGYGTQPSIGGQPGIGGGQSGTGVGQQGYGTQPGIGGQPGIGGGQPGTGVGQPGYGTQPGIGGQPGYGIQPGVGGQPGIGGGQPGTGVGQPGYGTQSGIAGQPGTGGGQPGTGVGQPGYGTQPGVGGQPGIGGGQPGTGQGQPGYGTQPSVGGQPGIGGGQPGTGVGQPGYGTQPGIAGVQPGGGIGQPGVGGSQIGAPGRYTTGPGVGLPSINGVGTPGGAGYSGATGLLPSGASGSGGVDDAFSQAESVIGDGQASASAQGKKNGGTANTQVSGTYSKGSSFSANAMTSDGDRSASAQVTGNADGAMSQSQGSGGPSQSQAQVQLNNKDGGTKASSQSGGLIHQSQSEVQANDKGGLADAQSSGPGQTSSQAQIGFRPGQDNNGAAAQGGGQASAQSGAHSGQSQSQIHGTSSFGVSYHGAAQSASGTKEQVATYREQNRELFNTISQFGNPGTAVTDRVDAVYSGPSLTSESDRIPELQLKSTKTSKEQDDKTSQPEPSLTENEEVDEGELPEDEYDEDDYYTEPAKPIKLEDYPASASQTKDQQPAPSALAPAPTLTYSQSSPTQKQQAAVPNSPTDAYKVIQNQNGRVNTYPTRTTTETVPSGFRGTVNVEKKFHTKALELHKPKKVNISLEEEDAKPTDVVAQKPRAPDSYVTVTKSVTGSMDNSKNPPQENKNFQSTYYTKSSTCGYFTFSCNIVYGANGRSKICRPKAPANSKC, from the exons ATGTTGCCCTTTCGATGGGGCATGCTGATTGGTGTGGTGCTTCTCATAGCATACACAAATGGAGCGGCCATA GATCAATCatctgttgatgatgatgctgagcTGACTCCCCTGACTGATTTAGAGAGAACCAAAAGATA TGTTCGGGGACAAACACAGTCTCAGTACTTAAACTTCGGTAAGCCCGAAGAGGATGGCAAGGCGGAGGCTGAAGCTAATGAAAATGGGTCTCGTTCAACTGTTT CTGGAAGTCATGGCATGGGACAAGCACAGAGTCAGTTTTCTTCAGGAGATTGCAGTGAATGTTCTGGATATCCCAGTGCCAGTGGCATAGCAGGTACTGGCGGCTCATCTCTATATCCGAGTGGTCCTGGCCTCTCTGGTAGACCCGATGCTATCATAAGTCTTCCTGGCACTG GAACCGGCTATGGACAACAACCAGGCGGTATTGGAACTCAGCCCGGATATGGACAAACTGGTGGTCAAACCGGTAGCGCTGGACAACCCGGTGTTGGTAGTCCGTCCGGAATTGGTGGACAACCCGGCATCGGCGGCCAACCTGGACCTGGAGGACAACTTGGTGGTGCAGGCACCCAGCAAATTGGAATCGGTGGAGGAGCTGCTGGAGGTCAACCAAGTGGCCAACCTGGTGTAGGAGGTACAGTTAGCCAACCTGGAACACAATCAGGAACAGGTCAGCCAGGAGGGCCACCTGGCTATGGAACCCAAGGAGGAAGTGGACAACCTGGATACGGAACGCAACCAGGAGTCAGCGGTCAACCTGGAGTGGAAGGTACTACTGGTTATGGCACTCAACCGGGATCAAGTACAGGTCAGCCTGGATATGGATCTCAGCCAGGAGTAAGTGGACAGCCTGGCGTAGGAACTCAACCTGGTTCAATCGCCGGCCAACCTGGTTATGGAGCTCAGCCAGGAGTTGGTGGTACTGGTGTTGCTGGAACTCAACCGGGAGCAGGAGCAGGTCAGCCAGGATATGGAACTCAGCCAGGAGTAAGTGGACAGCCTGGAGTAAGTGGTACCGGTGGATACGGAACTCAACCTGGATCAGGTTCAGGTCAGCCTGGATATGGAACTCAGCCTGGTGTAGGAGGTACCGGTGGTTATGGAACTCAACCTGGATCAGGCTCAGGTCAACCTGGTTATGGAACTCAACCAGGAGTTGGTGGTACTGCTGGCTATGGAACTCAACCTGGATCAGGAGCAGGTCAACCTGGTTATGGAACTCAGCCTGGATCAGGAGCAGGCCAACCTGGTTATGGAACTCAACCAGGAGTAAGTGGTACTGCCGGTTATGGAACTCAACCTGGATCAGGCGCAAGTCAGCCAGGTTATGGAGCTCAGCCAGGAGTTAGTGGTACTGCTGGTTATGGAACTCAACCTGGATCAGGCGCAGGCCAACCTAGTTATGGAACTCAACCTGGAGTAGGTGGTACTGCTGGTTATGGAACTCAACCTGGATCAGGAGCAGGTCAACCTGGTTATGGAACTCAGCCTGGATCAGGAGCAGGCCAACCTGGTTATGGAACTCAACCAGGAGTAAGTGGTACTGCCGGTTATGGAACTCAACCTGGATCAGGCGCAGGTCAGCCCGGTTATGGAACTCAACCAGGAGTTAGTGGTACTGCTGGTTATGGAACTCAACCTGAATCAGGAGCAGGTCAACTTGGTTATGGAACTCAGCCTGCATCAGGAGCAGGCCAACCTGGTTATGGAACTCAACCAGGTGTAAGTGGTACTGCCGGTTATGGAACTCAACCTGGATCAGGCGCAGGTCAGCCCGGTTATGGAACTCAGCCAGGAGTTGGTGGTACTGCTGGTTATGGAACTCAACCTGGATCAGGAGCAGGTCAACCTGGTTATGGAACTCAGCCAGGATCAGGCGCAGGCCAACCTGGATACGGTGCTCAAACCGGTACCGGCGGATATTCTGGAACTCGTGGAGATCAACCTGCCACAGGACCTGCATATGGAAGTCAACCTGGATTTGGGGGGCAACCTGGCTATGGAACTCAGCCAGGAACCGCTGGCCAGCCTGGAATCAGTGGAGTTCAACCAGGAACAGGAGTAGGACAACCAGGGTATGGAACTCAACCTGGTGTTAGTGGACAGCCTGGAATTGGCGGAGGTCAACCCGGAACAGGGGTAGGACAACCTGGTTATGGAACTCAACCTGGTGTTAGTGGACAGCCTGGAATTGGAGGCGGTCAACCAGGATTAGTTTACCCTGGTTATGGAACTCAACCCAGTAGTGGTGGACAGCCTGGAATTGGAGGAGGCCAACCAGGATTAGTTTACCCTGGATATGGAACTCAACCCGGTAGTGGTGGACAGCCTGGAATTGGAGGAGGTCAACCAGGAACAGGGGTAGGACAACCTGGTTATGGAACTCAACCTGGTGTTAGTGGACAGCCTGGAATTGGAGGCGGTCAACCAGGATTAGTTTACCCTGGTTATGGAACTCAACCCGGTAGTGGTGGACAGCCTGGAATTGGAGGAGGTCAACCAGGAACCGGGGTAGGACAACCTGGTTATGGAACTCAACCTGGTGTAAGTGGACAGCCTGGAATTGGAGGCGGTCAACCAGGATTAGTTTACCCTGGTTATGGAACTCAACCCGGTACTGGTGGACAGCCTGGAATTGGCGGAGGTCAACCCGGAACTGGAGTAGGACAGCAAGGTTATGGAACTCAACCCGGTATTAGTGGGCAGCCTGGAATTGGCGGAGGTCAACCAGGAACTGGAGTAGGACAGCCTGGATATGGAACTCAACCTGGTGGACAGCCTGGTTATGGAACACAACCCGGTGTTGGTGGACAGTCAGTTATTGGGGGAGGTCAACCAGGAACTGGACAAAGACAGCCTGGTTATGGAACTCAACCCGGTATTGGTGGACAGCCTGGAATTGGTGGAGGTCAACCAGGAACAGGAGTAGGACAGCCTGGTTATGGAACTCAACCCGGTGTTGGTGGACAGCCTGGAATTGGCGGAGGTCAACCAGGAACTGGACAAGGACAGCCTGGTTATGGAACACAACCTGGGGTTGGTGGACAGCCTGGAATTGGCGGAAGTCAACCCGGAACTGGAGTAGGACAGCAACGTTATGGAACTCAGCCCGGTATTGGTGGACAGCCTGGAATTGGCGGAGGTCAACCAGGCACTGGAGTAGGACAGCCTGGTTATGGAACTCAACCCGGTGGACAGCCTGGTTATGGAACACAACCCGGTGGACAGCCTGGTTATGGAACACAACCCGGTATTGGTGGACAGCCAGGTATTGGGGGAGGTCAAACAGGAACTGGACAAGGACAGCCTGGATATGGAACTCAACCTGGTGTTGGTGGACAGCCTGGAATTGGTGGAGGTCAACCAGGAACGGGAGTAGGACAGCCTGGTTATGGAACTCAACCCGGCGTTGGTGGACAGCCTGGAATTGGCGGAGGTCAACCAGGAACTGGACAAGGACAGCCTGGTTATGGAACACAACCTGGTGTTGGTGGACAGCCTGGAATTGGCGGAGGTCAACCCGGAACTGGAGTTGGACAGCCTGGTTATAGTACTCAACCCGGTATTGGTGGACAGCCTGGATATGGAATTCAACCTGGTGTTGGTGGACAATCTGGAATTGGCGGAGGTCAACCCGGAACTGGAGTTGGACAGCCTGGTTATGGTACTCAACCCAGTATTGGTGGACAGCCTGGAATTGGTGGAGGTCAATCAGGAACAGGAGTAGGACAGCAAGGTTATGGAACTCAACCCGGTATTGGTGGACAGCCTGGAATTGGCGGAGGTCAACCCGGAACTGGAGTTGGACAGCCTGGTTATGGTACTCAACCCGGTATTGGTGGACAGCCTGGATATGGAATTCAACCTGGTGTTGGTGGACAACCTGGGATTGGCGGAGGTCAACCCGGAACTGGAGTTGGACAGCCTGGTTATGGTACTCAATCCGGTATTGCTGGACAGCCTGGAACTGGTGGAGGTCAACCAGGAACAGGAGTAGGACAGCCTGGTTATGGAACTCAACCCGGCGTTGGTGGACAGCCTGGAATTGGCGGAGGTCAACCAGGAACTGGACAAGGACAGCCTGGGTATGGAACACAACCTAGTGTTGGTGGACAGCCTGGAATTGGCGGAGGTCAACCCGGAACTGGAGTAGGACAGCCAGGTTATGGAACTCAGCCTGGTATTGCAGGAGTACAACCTGGAGGTGGCATAGGACAACCAGGGGTTGGGGGTAGCCAAATTGGAGCTCCTGGACGTTACACAACTGGTCCTGGAGTTGGTTTACCTTCTATTAATGGCGTTG GTACCCCTGGTGGTGCAGGATATAGCGGAGCGACTGGTCTTCTTCCAAGCGGAGCGTCTG GTTCTGGTGGAGTGGATGACGCTTTCTCACAGGCCGAGTCAGTAATTGGAGATGGTCAAGCATCGGCCAGTGCACAAGGCAAGAAGAATGGAGGTACAGCCAATACGCAAGTGTCTGGCACCTACTCGAAGGGAAGTTCGTTCAGTGCAAACGCAATGACTTCCGATGGCGATCGTTCAGCCAGCGCACAAGTTACAGGAAACGCTGATGGGGCAATGAGTCAGTCACAAGGCTCAGGAGGTCCTTCACAATCACAAGCTCAAGTCCAACTTAATAACAAGGATGGAGGTACCAAAGCGTCTTCTCAGAGCGGAGGTCTCATACACCAAAGCCAGAGCGAAGTGCAGGCCAACGATAAGGGCGGATTAGCTGATGCTCAATCCAGTGGACCTGGTCAAACTTCTTCGCAGGCGCAAATCGGTTTCCGACCAGGTCAGGATAACAACGGAGCAGCTGCCCAGGGTGGTGGCCAAGCATCAGCACAATCGGGTGCTCACTCTGGACAGAGTCAATCGCAAATACACGGCACGTCTAG CTTTGGTGTATCATACCATGGTGCTGCTCAATCTGCATCAGGCACAAAAGAACAGGTTGCCACTTATCGCGAGCAGAATAGAGAGCTTTTCAATACAATCAGCCAGTTTGGCAACCCTGGCACTGC TGTGACCGATCGCGTTGACGCCGTCTACAGTGGCCCATCGCTTACATCGGAATCCGATAGGATTCCCGAACTACAGCTAAAATCCACTAAAACGAGCAAGGAACAAGATGACAAGACCAGTCAGCCCGAGCCTTCTTTAACGGAGAACGAAGAAGTAGATGAAGGTGAGCTGCCCGAAGATGAATACGATGAAGATGACTACTACACTGAGCCTGCTAAGCCGATTAAGCTGGAAGACTATCCCGCATCTGCTAGTCAAACGAAGGATCAGCAGCCAGCTCCATCAGCATTAGCTCCAGCACCAACTTTAACCTATTCTCAATCCTCGCccacacaaaagcaacaggCGGCTGTGCCGAATTCGCCTACAGACGCATACAAAGTGATTCAGAATCAAAATGGTCGAGTCAACACTTATCCCACCCGTACCACCACCGAAACGGTTCCAAGCGGCTTCCGAGGTACCGTTAACGTAGAGAAAAAGTTTCACACAAAAGCTTTAGAGTTGCATAAGCCTAAGAAGGTTAACATCAGTCTCGAGGAGGAGGATGCCAAGCCAACTGATGTTGTAGCCCAAAAGCCACGCGCCCCCGACAGTTATGTAACTGTCACCAAGTCGGTGACTGGCAGCATGGATAACTCAAAGAATCCGCCTCAGGAGAATAAAAACTTCCAGTCCACATATTACACAAAGTCGTCGACGTGCGGCTATTTCACATTCTCTTGCAACATTGTCTATGGCGCCAATGGACGCAGTAAGATCTGTCGGCCTAAGGCGCCGGCGAACAGCAAGTGCTAG